A genomic stretch from Polyangium spumosum includes:
- the kbl gene encoding glycine C-acetyltransferase — translation MFDVAKPIYAQTLSEIRGAGLYKDERVITTPQGANIRTSGDPASGAPREVLNFCANNYLGLSSHPTVIEAAKQAIDSHGFGLSSVRFICGTQDLHKQLEGTISRFFGTDDTILYSSCFDANGGLFETLLGEEDAIISDALNHASIIDGVRLCKAERHRYPNGDMAALEEALRKTQDKRIRMIATDGVFSMDGYLAKLDVVCDLADKYRAMVMVDDSHATGFIGATGRGTPEECGVLHRIDVMTSTLGKALGGASGGFTTGRREIIELLRQRSRPYLFSNTVAPPIVGASLAVFALLEREPALRERLMSNARRFREGMTAAGFTIKNGIHPIVPIMLGDARLAADMAAAMLEEGIYVIGFSYPVVPKGEARIRVQLSAAHTPEHVERAIDAFTRVGKKLGVLG, via the coding sequence ATGTTCGACGTCGCGAAGCCCATCTACGCCCAGACGCTCAGCGAGATTCGTGGTGCCGGCCTCTACAAGGACGAGCGCGTCATCACCACGCCGCAAGGCGCGAACATCCGCACGAGCGGCGACCCCGCGAGCGGCGCGCCGCGCGAGGTCCTGAACTTCTGCGCCAACAACTACCTCGGCCTCTCCTCGCACCCCACGGTGATCGAGGCGGCCAAGCAAGCGATCGACTCCCACGGCTTCGGCCTCTCCAGCGTGCGCTTCATCTGCGGCACGCAGGACCTGCACAAGCAGCTCGAGGGCACGATCAGCCGCTTCTTCGGCACCGACGACACGATCCTCTACTCGTCGTGCTTCGACGCGAACGGCGGCCTCTTCGAGACGCTGCTCGGCGAGGAGGACGCGATCATCTCGGACGCGCTGAACCACGCCTCGATCATCGACGGCGTCCGCCTCTGCAAGGCCGAGCGCCACCGCTACCCGAACGGCGACATGGCCGCGCTCGAGGAGGCGCTGCGCAAGACGCAGGACAAGCGCATCCGCATGATCGCCACCGACGGCGTCTTCTCGATGGATGGTTACCTCGCGAAGCTCGACGTGGTCTGCGACCTCGCGGACAAGTACCGCGCGATGGTGATGGTCGACGACTCGCACGCGACGGGCTTCATCGGCGCGACGGGCCGCGGCACGCCCGAGGAGTGTGGCGTCCTGCACCGCATCGACGTCATGACCTCCACGCTCGGCAAGGCGCTCGGCGGCGCGAGCGGCGGCTTCACCACGGGCCGGCGCGAGATCATCGAGCTCCTGCGCCAGCGCTCGCGCCCGTACCTGTTCTCGAACACGGTGGCGCCGCCGATCGTGGGCGCCTCGCTCGCGGTCTTCGCCTTGCTCGAGCGAGAGCCCGCGCTGCGCGAGCGGCTGATGTCGAACGCGCGCCGCTTCCGCGAGGGCATGACGGCCGCGGGCTTCACCATCAAGAACGGCATCCACCCGATCGTGCCGATCATGCTCGGCGACGCGCGCCTCGCCGCCGACATGGCCGCGGCGATGCTGGAGGAAGGGATCTACGTGATCGGCTTCTCGTACCCCGTCGTGCCGAAGGGCGAGGCCCGCATCCGCGTGCAGCTCAGCGCGGCGCACACGCCGGAGCACGTGGAGCGAGCGATCGACGCGTTCACCCGCGTCGGGAAGAAGCTCGGCGTCCTCGGCTGA